ACGCCCCCTCAGACAGTGGGTGCTTAAAATCACAGCTTACGCAGAAAGGCTCCTGCAAGATCTTGACCTCCTTGACTGGCCAGAAGGATTGAAAAAATTGCAAGCCAACTGGATCGGTAGAAGCGAAGGCGTTCAAGTCGATTTTTTAATCGATGGAACGGATGAAAAAATCACAGTTTTTACCACCTGCCCCCATACTCTCTTTGGTGCGACATATGTCGTCTTAGCTCCTGAACATCCGTTGATCAAGCAAATCACAACGGCTGCTCAAAAAGATGCGATTGAAGGCTATCAAAAAGAAACTGCTTCGAAAAGTGATTTCGATCGTACAGAAATGGCCAAGAATAAAACGGGTGTTTTTACTGGGGCTTATGCCATCAATCCCGTCAATCAACAAAAAATTCCGATTTGGATTGCAGACTACGTCCTGATTAATTACGGAACTGGAGCTGTCATGGCGGTCCCCTCCCACGATGAAAGAGATTTTGAATTCGCAACGCAATATGAATTACCATTCGTGCAAGTGATCGATCCAGAGCTCACTGCTGAAGATGAAAACCATGATCAAATTCAACAAGCAATCGCATGTGGAAAAAAATGCTGGACAGGTAATGGAAAAGCAATCAATAGCCAACACAATGACTTTTCCATCAATGGTCTAACAACTGAACAAGCCAAAGAAAGCGTGGCGAATTGGCTAGAAAGCAACCAAAAAGGTCGAAAAACGATTAGCTTTAAGCTAAGAGATTGGCTGTTTTCAAGACAACGTTATTGGGGCGAACCCTTCCCGCTTCTTCACTTTGAGGATGGCACCATTCGTACATTAGATTTCGATGAGCTTCCTTTATGTCCACCTCAGATTAGTCAGTACAAACCCGCAAGTGATGGAAGCAGCCCTCTTGCGAATGCCCCAGAATGGGTGTTTATTACTGATGTAAAAACAGGAAAAGCTGCACGTCGCGAAACCAATACAATGCCACAATGGGCGGGTTCGTGCTGGTACTATATTCGTTTTTGTGATCCACATAATGATGTAGAGGCATGGAGCAAGGAAGCAGAACAATATTGGCTACCTGTAGACTTATATGTCGGAGGCGTTGAACATGCCGTGCTACACCTATTATACTCCCGTTTTTGGCATAAAGTTCTCTATGATTGTGGTTTTTTAAGTACTTCAGAACCTTTCCAAACATTGCGTAACCAAGGGCTTATTACTGCACGTTCTTTTCAAAACAGTTTAGGAGCTTATGTGGCACCTGAAGATGTTCAGGAGAAAGAGGGTGAATATTTCCATCGCGAAACTGGAGAAAAACTCAAAAGTCAAATCGAAAAAATGTCTAAATCAAAACTCAATGGTGTTTCACCTGATGAAATCATTGAAGAATTTGGAGCAGATTCCCTGCGCTTATATGAAATGTTTATGGGCCCTTTGGAAAAAGAAAAAGTATGGAATACCGATGCTGTTTCGGGATGCAGACGCTTTCTCGCACGCTTTTATGACCTAGCCGTTTCGCCAAAGCTCACACAAGAGACGACTGTGGAAGCCTTAAAATTAGGTCATCGCCTTGTAAAAGGAGTGGAAGAAGATATTGTCGCTATGCAGTTTAATACGGCTATTGCCAAAATGATGGAATTTATTAATGACTTCTCAAAATTAGATACCTATCCAGCATCCGTTTTAAAAATGGCGGCACAAGCTCTTTATCCTTTTGCCCCCCATTTGGCAGAAGAAATTTGGGAAATCTTAGGAATCAAAGAATCTCTCAGTTATACCTCCTATCCGCAAGCGGAACAATGTTACCTAGAAGATTCCACGGTTCTCTATGTTGTACAAGTTAACGGTAAATTGCGCGGACGTTTTGAACTCCCCAAAGATCAAACAGAAGAGCAAATCGTAGAAGCAGCTAAAAAAGATCCAGGCATTCAGCGCCATATTGCAGGCACCGAAATTATAAAGGTAATTTTTGTCCCCAACAAGCTTTTAAATTTTGTTGTCAGACAATAAATATTCTACTTAAGTTAAGGAAGGGCATGGTTTCAATTATGAAACCATGCCACCCACTCAATTAACCTGGAGCATATCCGATTATGCCTGAATTGCCAGAAGTTGAAACAATCACACGAGAAATGCGAGAAGCAAAACTCGAGGGAAGAACGATTGAAAAAGCCCAAATTTTTTGGGAAAGAACCATTGCCACTCCTTCCCCTTCTATTTTTTCTAAAAAAATTGTCGGTCAAAAAATCTTA
This window of the Parachlamydia acanthamoebae genome carries:
- the leuS gene encoding leucine--tRNA ligase encodes the protein MQKYNHKQIEKKWQKYWLDHKTYKVEIDRAKPKYYVLDMFPYPSGSGLHVGHPEGYTATDILARYKRQKGFNVLHPMGWDNFGLPAEQYAIRTGTHPAVTTKKNVENFKRQLQSLGFSYDWDREISTSDPSYYKWTQWIFTKLYEKGLAYEAEMSVNFCPALGTVLANEEIENGRAKEGGHVVERRPLRQWVLKITAYAERLLQDLDLLDWPEGLKKLQANWIGRSEGVQVDFLIDGTDEKITVFTTCPHTLFGATYVVLAPEHPLIKQITTAAQKDAIEGYQKETASKSDFDRTEMAKNKTGVFTGAYAINPVNQQKIPIWIADYVLINYGTGAVMAVPSHDERDFEFATQYELPFVQVIDPELTAEDENHDQIQQAIACGKKCWTGNGKAINSQHNDFSINGLTTEQAKESVANWLESNQKGRKTISFKLRDWLFSRQRYWGEPFPLLHFEDGTIRTLDFDELPLCPPQISQYKPASDGSSPLANAPEWVFITDVKTGKAARRETNTMPQWAGSCWYYIRFCDPHNDVEAWSKEAEQYWLPVDLYVGGVEHAVLHLLYSRFWHKVLYDCGFLSTSEPFQTLRNQGLITARSFQNSLGAYVAPEDVQEKEGEYFHRETGEKLKSQIEKMSKSKLNGVSPDEIIEEFGADSLRLYEMFMGPLEKEKVWNTDAVSGCRRFLARFYDLAVSPKLTQETTVEALKLGHRLVKGVEEDIVAMQFNTAIAKMMEFINDFSKLDTYPASVLKMAAQALYPFAPHLAEEIWEILGIKESLSYTSYPQAEQCYLEDSTVLYVVQVNGKLRGRFELPKDQTEEQIVEAAKKDPGIQRHIAGTEIIKVIFVPNKLLNFVVRQ